One Lactobacillus crispatus DNA segment encodes these proteins:
- a CDS encoding transporter substrate-binding domain-containing protein gives MRKKFLLIISIVVLFALPLSGCKQNKKQNVYQAVKTSKTINWGVKADTPLFGSINIKTGKLNGFEIDLANALTHEMLGKNAKANFITTTANTKIQLLKNTNVDAVIAAMTITPERKKQVEFSHPYFPAGQSIMVADSSAIKNAKNLNNKKVLVVKGTTAADAIHQVAAKAEILQFDDYGQAFAALKAGQGDAFVTDNGILAGILRDSSGYKLVGGTFTNQPYGIAVNKGQNDMLKHINTALAKLEKNGTYNHLVKKWFGNIPGMNIKELEKK, from the coding sequence ATGCGTAAAAAGTTTTTATTAATAATTTCAATAGTGGTCCTATTTGCTTTGCCATTAAGTGGCTGTAAGCAAAACAAAAAGCAAAACGTTTATCAAGCAGTTAAAACTAGTAAAACCATTAACTGGGGCGTCAAAGCCGACACGCCATTATTCGGCTCAATAAATATTAAAACAGGCAAACTTAATGGCTTTGAAATTGATTTAGCTAATGCATTAACCCATGAAATGCTAGGCAAAAATGCCAAAGCCAATTTCATAACAACAACGGCCAACACCAAGATTCAGCTTCTAAAAAACACGAATGTCGACGCCGTCATTGCAGCAATGACCATTACGCCTGAACGTAAAAAACAAGTCGAATTCAGTCACCCTTACTTTCCTGCTGGACAGTCAATTATGGTTGCTGACAGTAGCGCCATTAAAAATGCTAAAAATTTGAATAACAAGAAAGTGCTTGTAGTTAAAGGAACTACTGCCGCCGATGCTATCCATCAAGTTGCTGCTAAAGCGGAAATTTTACAATTCGATGATTACGGCCAAGCTTTTGCCGCATTAAAAGCTGGACAAGGAGATGCCTTTGTAACTGATAACGGAATTTTAGCTGGGATTTTGCGTGATAGTTCCGGCTATAAATTAGTTGGCGGCACCTTTACCAACCAGCCATATGGTATTGCAGTTAATAAGGGGCAAAATGACATGCTCAAGCATATCAACACTGCATTAGCAAAACTAGAAAAGAATGGCACATATAATCACCTAGTTAAAAAATGGTTTGGCAACATTCCTGGTATGAACATTAAAGAACTAGAAAAGAAGTAA
- a CDS encoding ECF transporter S component produces the protein MFTRSSKWNVKSVILVALIGIIMGVIYTYGFNNVYNLVKLSFLPTGYAPVVDNVFTGLWYMAAPLAMYFVPTKGAGTIGELLAATVEMAIGGQWGALTIFEGLIQGAMNEIGFFPKKERYEKFSWKSVLTGAFFANLGGFIPSYFLFGWSHYQVNVQILMFIVSMISSLLFDGVLVKLITNLFDKALKPKVA, from the coding sequence ATGTTTACTAGATCGTCAAAATGGAATGTAAAATCAGTTATTTTAGTTGCCTTAATCGGGATCATCATGGGTGTGATTTACACTTATGGCTTTAACAATGTGTATAACTTAGTAAAATTAAGCTTTTTACCCACCGGTTATGCACCGGTTGTTGACAACGTTTTTACTGGCTTATGGTATATGGCTGCTCCTTTAGCGATGTATTTTGTACCAACTAAGGGAGCTGGAACTATTGGTGAATTGCTGGCTGCCACGGTTGAGATGGCGATCGGTGGCCAGTGGGGAGCCTTGACTATTTTTGAGGGGTTAATTCAAGGAGCAATGAACGAGATCGGCTTTTTCCCTAAAAAAGAACGCTATGAAAAGTTCTCATGGAAGAGCGTTTTGACTGGTGCTTTCTTTGCCAATTTAGGTGGTTTTATACCAAGTTACTTTTTGTTTGGTTGGAGTCATTATCAGGTTAATGTACAAATTTTGATGTTTATTGTAAGTATGATTTCATCATTACTGTTTGATGGTGTCCTAGTGAAATTGATTACCAATCTTTTCGATAAAGCATTAAAACCTAAAGTTGCCTAG
- a CDS encoding ABC transporter ATP-binding protein — protein MSNTKKALRYFAKYLKPYWKGITIVVILSLISSGAQVMAPTYLGRSVTALTTYLVDLKKGTASMNTFYSALWSMFLFYLLSQIAIFIAWMVMSKFNADSTNDMRENLFAKFQRMLVRYFDTHQDGKLLSLFTSDLDNIFNAMNNAIFEIISQGIMFVGTIIVMFTINSTLAWTTIATTPFILIISVLLMKKARVYIDKQQDEIGDLNGYITEQINGEKVIITNGLRQESVDAFKVYNNKVRTALFKGQFYSGILFPLMNGLNLLNLAIVIAMGSWMIISGQISQAIGLGLIVTFVEYSQVYFQPLTQITSIYSMIQLALTGARRLATVEEQKDENEVPNGKVISGLNHGVKLENVHFGYNKDKEILHGVNISVDKGQSVALVGPTGSGKTTIMNLLNRFYDVNSGKVTFDGTDVRDIQLTSLRNNVGIVLQDSVLFTGTVADNIRYGKPNASMDEVISAAKQANIHDFIETLPDGYDTQVSDASSIFSTGQKQLMSIARTILTNPPFLILDEATSNVDTVTEEKIQKAMDTVIAGRTSFVIAHRLKTILNSNKIVVLKDGNVIEEGSHEALLKEKGFYYKLYTDQMAFD, from the coding sequence ATGAGTAATACGAAAAAGGCATTGCGCTATTTTGCTAAGTATTTGAAGCCTTATTGGAAGGGAATCACTATTGTGGTTATCCTTTCTTTGATTTCGAGTGGTGCACAGGTTATGGCACCTACATATTTAGGCCGTTCAGTTACCGCTTTAACTACTTATTTGGTTGATTTAAAAAAGGGTACAGCATCCATGAACACGTTCTATAGCGCGTTATGGTCGATGTTCTTGTTTTACTTATTGAGCCAGATAGCGATTTTTATTGCTTGGATGGTAATGTCCAAGTTCAATGCGGATTCAACTAATGACATGCGTGAGAATCTATTTGCCAAGTTTCAACGGATGTTAGTGCGCTACTTTGATACTCATCAGGATGGTAAACTTTTATCGCTATTTACTTCCGATTTGGATAATATTTTCAACGCAATGAACAATGCGATTTTTGAAATTATTTCCCAGGGAATTATGTTCGTGGGAACAATTATTGTGATGTTCACGATTAATAGTACTTTGGCTTGGACTACGATTGCGACAACACCATTCATTTTGATTATTAGTGTCCTTTTAATGAAAAAAGCTCGCGTTTATATCGATAAGCAGCAAGATGAAATTGGCGATTTAAATGGTTATATTACCGAACAGATCAATGGTGAAAAGGTGATTATTACCAATGGTTTGCGTCAAGAATCGGTTGATGCCTTCAAGGTCTACAACAATAAAGTAAGAACCGCTTTGTTTAAGGGGCAATTTTATTCGGGAATCCTATTCCCATTGATGAACGGATTGAACTTACTTAATTTGGCAATTGTCATCGCTATGGGGTCTTGGATGATTATTTCCGGTCAAATTTCTCAGGCTATTGGATTGGGCTTGATTGTAACTTTCGTTGAATATTCACAAGTTTATTTCCAACCTTTGACACAAATTACTTCAATTTATTCCATGATTCAATTAGCTTTAACTGGGGCAAGAAGATTAGCTACAGTTGAAGAACAAAAAGATGAAAACGAAGTGCCAAATGGTAAGGTCATTAGTGGTTTGAATCATGGTGTCAAGCTAGAAAATGTTCATTTTGGCTACAATAAAGATAAAGAAATTTTGCACGGAGTAAATATTTCGGTTGATAAGGGCCAATCAGTGGCTCTGGTCGGACCAACCGGTTCAGGTAAAACTACGATTATGAACCTGTTAAATCGCTTCTATGATGTTAATTCAGGTAAAGTAACCTTTGACGGGACAGATGTACGTGATATTCAACTAACATCATTGCGAAATAATGTTGGGATCGTCCTGCAGGACTCTGTCTTATTTACTGGTACTGTAGCGGACAATATTCGTTATGGTAAGCCGAATGCTTCAATGGATGAAGTGATTTCAGCGGCTAAGCAGGCTAATATCCATGATTTTATTGAGACTTTGCCTGATGGTTACGATACTCAAGTTAGCGATGCTAGCTCAATCTTTTCAACTGGGCAAAAGCAATTAATGTCAATTGCTCGGACAATTTTAACGAATCCACCATTCCTAATCTTGGATGAAGCAACTTCTAACGTAGATACGGTAACAGAAGAAAAGATTCAAAAGGCAATGGATACTGTGATTGCTGGACGAACAAGCTTTGTGATTGCTCACCGGTTAAAGACGATCTTGAATTCTAATAAGATTGTTGTGTTAAAAGATGGTAATGTGATCGAAGAAGGCAGCCACGAGGCACTGCTTAAAGAAAAGGGATTTTATTACAAACTTTACACAGATCAAATGGCATTTGATTAA
- a CDS encoding APC family permease, translating into MDNKLKRSIGFGSAFSIVIGTIIGSGIFFKQASVLDSAGSTTMALLAWIFGGLITLAAGLTIAEIGAQMPYTGGLYVYIENLYGRILGFMAGWMQIIVYGPAIIAAVAGFMSIMMTNFFGLNHSWRIPLALITVLAIGIMNFFENKVGAIFSVITTIAKMIPIAVITICGICWGQQDAINQTVAEVSQHTSNFGVAVLATLFGYDGWILIANLGGEMKNPQKLLPRAIIAGITAVLAIYTLITIGIFRFIPANQIHQLGENTTTYLANAVFGAIGGKILSIGIIISMMGTLNGKMLTFPRIVYAMAKRGDLPFSKYLAYVTPKGKSPVVATLFIVLLALLMMIFFDPDHLSDLCVFTVYCFYLLAFFGIFILRKKNKAERPFSTPLYPFVPIIAILGGLFVLISELINDPAGVLLFAGIVIIGLPIFYAVKRMNKHRLH; encoded by the coding sequence ATGGACAACAAGCTTAAACGCAGTATTGGTTTCGGCTCAGCTTTTTCAATTGTAATCGGAACTATCATCGGCTCTGGTATCTTTTTTAAGCAGGCTTCTGTTCTTGACAGTGCAGGTTCAACTACAATGGCCTTACTAGCTTGGATTTTTGGTGGTCTAATTACCTTGGCTGCAGGTCTCACCATTGCCGAGATAGGGGCGCAAATGCCCTACACTGGTGGTCTTTATGTCTACATTGAAAATCTCTATGGCCGCATTTTAGGCTTTATGGCTGGTTGGATGCAGATCATCGTGTATGGTCCTGCAATTATTGCCGCCGTTGCTGGTTTTATGAGCATCATGATGACTAACTTTTTTGGTTTGAATCATTCATGGCGCATTCCTTTGGCTTTAATCACAGTTTTAGCAATTGGAATCATGAATTTCTTCGAAAATAAGGTAGGTGCAATCTTTTCGGTCATAACCACGATTGCCAAAATGATTCCGATTGCTGTAATCACCATTTGTGGAATCTGTTGGGGTCAACAAGATGCGATTAACCAGACTGTAGCAGAGGTTAGTCAACACACTAGTAACTTCGGTGTTGCTGTTTTAGCCACTTTATTCGGCTACGATGGCTGGATTTTAATCGCTAATTTAGGCGGCGAAATGAAAAATCCCCAAAAATTATTACCTCGAGCAATCATTGCAGGAATTACAGCTGTTTTGGCTATTTATACCCTAATTACAATTGGGATTTTCCGCTTCATCCCCGCTAATCAAATTCACCAACTAGGCGAAAACACTACTACTTATCTAGCTAACGCGGTTTTCGGTGCAATCGGAGGTAAAATTCTTTCCATTGGCATCATCATTTCAATGATGGGAACATTAAATGGGAAAATGCTGACCTTTCCTAGAATCGTTTATGCCATGGCTAAACGAGGAGATTTACCTTTTTCTAAATACTTAGCCTATGTTACTCCTAAAGGAAAATCTCCCGTTGTTGCTACTTTGTTTATCGTCCTTTTAGCCCTTTTAATGATGATTTTCTTTGATCCAGACCACTTATCAGATCTTTGCGTCTTTACAGTTTATTGCTTCTATCTTTTAGCCTTCTTTGGAATTTTTATCCTAAGAAAAAAGAATAAAGCAGAGCGTCCTTTCAGTACTCCACTTTATCCTTTTGTGCCTATAATTGCTATTTTAGGCGGTTTGTTTGTCTTAATCAGTGAATTAATTAATGATCCAGCTGGTGTTTTACTTTTTGCTGGAATTGTCATTATTGGATTACCAATTTTTTACGCCGTTAAGCGCATGAACAAACATCGTTTGCATTAA
- a CDS encoding APC family permease, giving the protein MDNHLKRSIGLGSALSIIVGTIIGSGIFFKQASVLDSAGSTFMALLAWILAGIITLTAGLTIAEIGAQMPYTGGLYVYIEKIYGRVLGFMAGWMQAIVYGPAMIAAVTGFLSIMVTNLFGIGTEWRIPIGLITIIAIGGLNFLENKVGAAFAIITTIAKMIPIFAIIFCGICWGEQNAVAQTVTELNRSTGGLGVAVLAALFAYDGWIFIANLGGEIKNPQKLLPKAIIIGITTVLVIYALITIGIFSFIPADKIHALGKNSTTYLADAILGPIGGKVLSVGIIISMLGTLNGEMLTFPRVIYAMAKRGDLPFSRFLSYVTPKGKAPVMATMLLITLTGIMMTFFDPDYLSNLCVFTIYSFYVLAFFGLFILRYKNKDQRPFSVPFYPLIPLVAIAGGLFVLVSQFFNDPAGVLLFTGITAVGWPIFFLVKKMSKAQNTIIED; this is encoded by the coding sequence ATGGACAATCACCTTAAACGCAGTATTGGCTTAGGTTCTGCACTTTCAATTATCGTTGGAACCATTATCGGTTCTGGAATTTTCTTTAAACAAGCTTCAGTTTTAGATAGCGCAGGCTCAACCTTTATGGCACTTTTAGCATGGATTTTAGCTGGGATTATCACATTAACCGCCGGCTTAACGATTGCGGAAATCGGTGCCCAGATGCCTTATACTGGTGGACTTTACGTCTATATTGAAAAAATTTACGGCCGCGTTTTAGGTTTTATGGCTGGTTGGATGCAGGCTATTGTGTACGGTCCTGCTATGATAGCTGCAGTTACCGGTTTTTTAAGTATTATGGTGACTAATCTCTTTGGCATCGGCACCGAATGGCGTATTCCCATTGGTTTGATCACTATCATCGCTATCGGCGGTTTAAACTTTTTAGAAAATAAAGTCGGTGCAGCCTTTGCTATAATCACTACAATTGCTAAGATGATCCCTATTTTTGCAATTATCTTCTGCGGCATCTGCTGGGGTGAGCAAAACGCTGTCGCCCAAACTGTGACTGAGCTGAATCGATCAACAGGTGGTCTTGGCGTAGCTGTTCTCGCTGCCCTTTTTGCCTATGACGGTTGGATCTTTATTGCAAATTTAGGTGGTGAAATTAAGAATCCACAAAAATTATTACCCAAAGCAATCATCATTGGAATCACTACAGTATTAGTAATTTACGCGTTAATTACTATTGGTATTTTTAGTTTCATCCCTGCCGATAAAATTCATGCATTAGGTAAAAATTCAACCACTTATTTGGCTGACGCTATTCTTGGTCCAATTGGCGGTAAAGTTCTATCTGTCGGCATTATTATCTCAATGCTAGGCACTCTTAATGGAGAAATGCTCACCTTTCCTCGTGTTATTTACGCTATGGCTAAGCGCGGGGATTTGCCTTTCTCAAGATTTTTATCATACGTTACACCTAAGGGAAAAGCACCAGTTATGGCTACTATGCTCTTAATTACCTTAACTGGAATTATGATGACTTTCTTCGATCCTGATTACCTATCAAATCTCTGCGTCTTCACAATTTATAGTTTCTATGTTTTAGCATTCTTTGGCTTATTCATTTTAAGATACAAAAATAAGGACCAACGTCCTTTCAGCGTGCCATTTTATCCCCTAATTCCTTTAGTAGCAATTGCAGGCGGGCTCTTCGTTTTAGTCAGCCAATTCTTCAATGATCCCGCTGGCGTTTTGCTTTTTACTGGAATTACCGCTGTCGGCTGGCCAATTTTCTTTTTAGTTAAAAAGATGAGCAAAGCACAGAATACGATTATCGAAGACTAA
- a CDS encoding MFS transporter produces MARRSNAEKEAEAEAIKNWNPRYKHNVIIYLWIYGILGAVTGITNDAALSYYKIVAPHLISGLNIFNAATAILMSVMIATVHKWGYRKILLILPPMTAIFMALTCITTNQLVIMIAYTISWTAIGVYDLMYPLMWTSYVPGKIRTKMFSTVMIVNLITQTICTFLGGKAVVWFFGLIRGIPYHEASVLSGKSEMLTGQTLADYTNSYRILLYITAAVTMLAFVLALFIHDVPRDYRSTADDKEPSRAEKMAMYKKLLSKKTLMWIVYIAGIQLGARLVAVYVPIYLNSYLHIPRDVTSTINTFVQAAMLIGYFFAPFLEKKMGAIVSVAAGTLTCVPVMLLLANGRRLGSGTVLFVIVGLLLFLRTGLANATMPIQQEVQMVIVDKDLRPAFTGVVQIAYAVVGVIDGLFTEFYLFTTQDGYANAYYIAAVIYVIASVLLLVFFAKKYNRILDTANAQDDNQN; encoded by the coding sequence ATGGCTCGACGAAGTAATGCAGAAAAGGAAGCTGAGGCAGAAGCAATTAAGAACTGGAATCCGCGTTACAAACATAATGTTATTATTTATTTATGGATCTACGGCATTTTGGGTGCAGTAACTGGGATTACGAATGATGCGGCTCTATCTTATTACAAAATTGTAGCGCCACACCTGATTTCTGGATTAAACATTTTTAATGCGGCAACTGCTATTTTGATGTCAGTAATGATCGCTACAGTTCACAAGTGGGGTTATCGCAAGATTTTGTTGATTTTGCCGCCAATGACTGCGATTTTTATGGCTTTAACTTGTATCACGACTAACCAGCTCGTTATCATGATTGCTTATACTATTTCTTGGACAGCAATTGGGGTTTATGATTTGATGTATCCATTAATGTGGACCTCATATGTTCCGGGAAAAATTAGAACTAAGATGTTCTCAACAGTAATGATTGTTAATTTGATTACACAAACGATCTGTACGTTTTTAGGTGGGAAAGCTGTCGTTTGGTTCTTTGGTTTGATTAGAGGCATTCCTTATCATGAGGCATCTGTTCTTTCTGGTAAGTCAGAGATGTTAACTGGTCAAACTTTAGCAGATTATACAAATTCATACAGAATCCTGCTTTACATTACGGCTGCCGTAACCATGTTAGCCTTTGTTTTGGCTTTGTTTATTCATGATGTGCCACGTGATTATCGTTCTACTGCAGATGACAAGGAGCCTAGCAGAGCAGAGAAGATGGCTATGTATAAAAAGCTTTTGAGCAAGAAGACATTGATGTGGATTGTCTATATTGCCGGTATTCAACTTGGTGCTCGTTTAGTTGCTGTTTATGTGCCGATTTATTTGAATAGTTATTTGCACATTCCACGTGATGTTACTTCTACCATTAACACCTTTGTTCAAGCAGCGATGCTAATTGGATATTTCTTTGCGCCATTCTTGGAAAAGAAGATGGGGGCGATTGTTTCTGTTGCTGCAGGTACATTGACCTGTGTGCCAGTTATGTTGTTGCTGGCTAACGGTCGTCGCTTAGGTAGCGGGACAGTTTTGTTTGTAATTGTCGGTCTTTTGCTCTTCTTAAGAACAGGATTAGCCAATGCCACAATGCCAATTCAACAAGAAGTTCAGATGGTTATTGTTGATAAGGACTTGCGTCCAGCCTTTACCGGTGTGGTTCAGATTGCTTATGCTGTTGTCGGTGTCATTGATGGACTCTTCACCGAATTTTACTTATTTACTACCCAAGATGGTTATGCAAATGCCTATTACATTGCAGCGGTAATTTATGTTATTGCTAGTGTCTTGCTTTTGGTCTTCTTTGCCAAGAAGTATAACCGAATTTTGGACACAGCTAATGCACAAGATGATAATCAAAATTAA
- a CDS encoding MarR family winged helix-turn-helix transcriptional regulator, translating to MKISETEKLNLSIIHGSRAYSQWEQDHDLPDYLVVIMYELLIRGKLTQRELVNLSDLPKQSINKGIKILRDHDHITMTVDPSDKRVRFCQLTEAGRKYAYDRLRPLFELEEKTAQAMGTDKMKLLAKLSEEWSTTFWHFLSEERSKNGKL from the coding sequence ATGAAAATTAGTGAGACAGAAAAATTAAATCTATCAATTATCCATGGCAGCCGTGCTTATAGCCAATGGGAGCAGGATCATGACTTGCCGGACTATTTAGTGGTAATCATGTATGAATTACTGATTCGGGGAAAATTGACGCAAAGAGAATTAGTAAATCTGAGTGATTTACCCAAGCAGTCGATTAACAAAGGAATTAAGATTCTGCGTGATCATGATCATATCACGATGACTGTTGATCCTAGCGATAAGCGAGTTCGATTTTGCCAGCTTACCGAAGCAGGGCGGAAATATGCTTATGACAGGTTGCGTCCTCTATTTGAGTTAGAGGAAAAAACGGCTCAAGCCATGGGAACTGACAAAATGAAATTGTTAGCTAAGCTTTCAGAAGAATGGAGCACTACTTTTTGGCATTTTTTAAGTGAAGAAAGGAGTAAAAATGGAAAACTTTAA
- a CDS encoding amino acid ABC transporter ATP-binding protein: MTAIIEFKHVDKYYGKLHALKDINLKIDEGQVVSIIGPSGSGKSTLIRTMNGLEPINSGQLIVTGYDLADKKTDINKIRKNVGMVFQHFNLYNNHTVLENVMLAPKIVLKRPDDENRKVAMQYLEKVGMADKIDSYPRQLSGGQKQRVAIARSLAMHPKVILFDEPTSALDPEMIEDVLEVMRYVAEQGITMVVVTHEMGFAREVSNRLIFFDNGHILEDRKPEEFFAHPDTERARQFLSKVISKD, translated from the coding sequence ATGACAGCAATTATTGAATTTAAGCATGTTGATAAGTACTATGGAAAGCTCCATGCATTGAAAGATATTAACTTAAAGATTGATGAAGGCCAAGTGGTTTCAATTATTGGTCCATCTGGTTCAGGTAAGAGTACTTTAATTAGAACTATGAATGGCTTGGAACCAATTAATAGCGGTCAATTAATTGTAACTGGGTATGATTTGGCTGATAAAAAGACCGATATTAATAAGATTCGTAAAAATGTTGGGATGGTATTCCAACACTTTAATCTCTACAATAATCACACTGTGTTAGAGAACGTTATGCTGGCGCCTAAGATTGTGCTAAAGCGTCCTGATGATGAGAACCGTAAAGTAGCGATGCAATATCTTGAAAAAGTAGGTATGGCCGATAAAATTGACTCTTATCCTCGTCAATTATCTGGTGGACAAAAACAAAGAGTAGCGATTGCTAGATCATTAGCAATGCACCCTAAGGTGATTTTATTTGATGAACCAACTAGTGCCCTTGACCCAGAAATGATTGAAGATGTTTTAGAAGTTATGAGATATGTTGCTGAACAAGGCATTACTATGGTTGTGGTTACCCACGAGATGGGTTTTGCTAGAGAAGTAAGCAATCGCTTAATTTTCTTTGATAATGGTCATATTTTAGAAGATCGCAAGCCAGAAGAA
- a CDS encoding type 1 glutamine amidotransferase, with protein sequence MRVNVLQHAPNEGPGSIQAWCHARDNEMFVYHPGNFGILPTVDETDLLVVLGSPNSPNDDLDWVKNERVLIRQMLDQHKPILGICFGSQQIAKTLGYKVLDAPAKEVGWAPVYLQDQTITGIPDKLTALHWHEQMSEIPTEAKLLFSSDLVKNQGFLLGDNVIGLQFHFEPQIDNVREIAINDGAYALENNDLHQTPTEIINHGVPEKNKDVMFTLLDFIAK encoded by the coding sequence ATGCGCGTTAATGTATTACAGCATGCACCTAATGAGGGACCTGGTTCTATTCAAGCCTGGTGCCATGCTAGAGATAACGAAATGTTCGTTTACCATCCAGGGAATTTTGGTATTTTGCCAACTGTTGATGAAACAGATCTATTAGTAGTCCTAGGCAGTCCAAACAGTCCTAATGATGATCTTGATTGGGTCAAAAATGAACGTGTGTTGATTAGACAAATGTTAGATCAACACAAGCCGATCTTGGGAATTTGTTTTGGTAGCCAGCAGATTGCTAAAACTTTGGGCTATAAGGTACTTGATGCACCCGCTAAGGAAGTAGGTTGGGCACCAGTTTATTTGCAAGATCAGACTATTACAGGAATTCCGGATAAGTTAACAGCTCTTCATTGGCATGAACAAATGAGTGAAATTCCAACCGAAGCTAAGTTATTATTCTCTAGTGATCTAGTTAAGAATCAAGGCTTTTTACTGGGAGATAATGTAATTGGGTTGCAGTTCCACTTTGAACCGCAAATTGATAATGTGCGTGAGATTGCTATTAATGATGGAGCATATGCTTTAGAAAATAATGATTTACATCAAACGCCTACAGAGATTATTAATCATGGTGTGCCTGAGAAAAATAAAGATGTAATGTTTACTTTACTTGATTTCATTGCTAAATAA
- a CDS encoding ABC transporter ATP-binding protein, protein MENFKIILPYLKRYKKDVVCAIIAILVSAFSGLYQPKLLENIQKALMANQKQAVLSDGIWLVVLGIIAIISGIFNVYFAAKIAQGVVSDLREDTYAKIQTFSFGNIKKFSAGSLTTRLINDMNQVMNMMMQLFMQMLRLPILIVGSFIFCIVIIPRFWWAPVVMVALIFGFGAYVLRQMNSLFTKFQEMMDRISNQAQETLQGVRVVKSFNQGPQEIKKFDQTSDQLNDYNIVIGYWFSAIMPAFQMIAYTVIALIVYLIGKNITAHPSDIAVVSPFVNYVLTLLFTIMIAGMTLMQFSRANISLGRIREVLETEPDVKFVESGSVAPLSGSVEFDHVSFTYPDGDDPTLKDISFKIKPGQMVGIVGATGAGKSTLAQLIARLYDPTKGEVKIGGQNIKDVTEAALRKTVSFVLQRAVLFSGTIASNLRQGNAQAKLHELQRAANMAQASEFIERYNDSFDHEVEERSANFSGGQKQRLSIARGLIAKAPILILDDSTSALDAESEKKVQQALEHELPDTTTFIIAEKIVSVINADTILVLDDGKLVAQGTHEELLKTSPVYQEIFKTQKGKKGGNE, encoded by the coding sequence ATGGAAAACTTTAAAATAATTCTTCCATACTTAAAGCGTTATAAAAAAGATGTTGTTTGTGCAATTATTGCTATCTTAGTTTCAGCGTTTTCTGGATTATATCAGCCTAAATTATTGGAAAATATTCAAAAGGCATTGATGGCGAATCAGAAGCAAGCAGTCTTGTCTGATGGAATCTGGCTAGTAGTCCTAGGTATAATTGCAATTATTTCGGGTATTTTTAACGTTTATTTTGCAGCGAAAATTGCACAAGGAGTAGTTAGTGATCTACGTGAAGATACCTATGCTAAGATTCAAACGTTCTCTTTTGGTAATATTAAGAAATTTTCAGCAGGTTCTCTAACTACACGGTTGATCAACGATATGAACCAGGTAATGAACATGATGATGCAGCTATTTATGCAGATGTTGCGGTTGCCGATTTTAATTGTCGGTTCATTTATCTTCTGTATCGTGATTATTCCGCGCTTCTGGTGGGCACCAGTGGTCATGGTTGCACTTATTTTTGGTTTTGGCGCTTACGTTTTAAGACAAATGAATAGTTTGTTTACCAAATTCCAAGAAATGATGGACCGAATTTCTAATCAAGCACAAGAAACATTGCAAGGTGTGAGAGTGGTTAAGTCATTTAATCAAGGTCCACAAGAAATTAAAAAGTTTGATCAAACTTCGGACCAATTGAATGACTACAACATTGTGATTGGTTACTGGTTCTCTGCAATTATGCCAGCTTTTCAGATGATCGCTTATACCGTAATTGCTTTAATTGTTTATTTAATTGGTAAAAATATTACGGCACATCCAAGTGATATTGCGGTAGTCAGTCCATTCGTTAACTATGTTTTAACCCTGCTATTTACGATCATGATTGCCGGAATGACCTTAATGCAATTTTCAAGAGCTAATATTTCTCTTGGACGTATTCGTGAGGTATTGGAGACTGAACCAGATGTCAAGTTTGTGGAAAGTGGTTCGGTTGCACCTCTTAGCGGTAGCGTAGAGTTTGATCATGTTTCCTTTACTTATCCTGATGGGGATGATCCTACTTTAAAGGATATTTCGTTTAAGATTAAGCCAGGTCAAATGGTTGGTATCGTTGGGGCAACAGGTGCTGGTAAATCAACTTTGGCCCAATTAATTGCTCGTTTATATGATCCAACTAAGGGTGAAGTAAAAATTGGCGGTCAAAATATTAAGGATGTAACTGAAGCTGCATTACGCAAAACTGTTTCTTTTGTGCTGCAGCGAGCAGTTCTTTTCTCAGGTACAATAGCATCTAATTTGCGTCAAGGTAATGCTCAGGCTAAATTACATGAATTGCAGCGTGCTGCCAATATGGCGCAAGCATCAGAATTTATTGAGCGTTATAACGATTCTTTCGATCATGAAGTAGAGGAGCGTTCTGCTAACTTTTCCGGTGGGCAAAAGCAACGTCTATCTATTGCACGTGGCTTGATTGCTAAAGCACCAATTTTGATTTTGGACGATTCAACTTCTGCTCTGGATGCGGAAAGTGAGAAGAAAGTACAGCAAGCTTTAGAGCATGAGCTGCCTGATACTACTACTTTTATCATTGCGGAAAAGATTGTTTCAGTGATTAATGCCGATACAATTTTAGTGTTAGATGACGGTAAATTAGTGGCACAAGGTACGCATGAAGAATTGCTTAAGACTTCGCCGGTTTACCAAGAAATCTTCAAGACACAAAAAGGTAAGAAAGGAGGAAATGAATAA